TTAAGGCGGGACTGGATATTCTGATTGCCACGCCGGGCCGCCTGATGGAGATTTACCTGAAGGGCGACCTGGTGCTGAAAAACCTGACGACGCTGGTGCTCGACGAGGCCGACAAGATGATGGATATGGGCTTCATGCCCCAGATTCGGCGCATTCTGGAAATTATTCCGCGCAAGCGCCAGAACGTGCTTTTCTCGGCCACTATGCCCGAGCGCGTGACGATATTGAGCGAGGAGTTTCTGGAATTTCCGGTGCGCGTGGAGGTGACGCCGCCCGCCCAGCCCGCCCAGACGGTGACCCAGAGCCTGTACGAAGTGCCTAACCTGGCCACTAAAATCAACCTGCTGGAGCACCTGCTGCACCGCGATGCCCAGGAGATGACGCGGGTAATGCTGTTTGCCCGCACCAAGGAGAATGCCGATGAGGTAGCCCGCTTTCTGCAGCGCAAGGCGCCCGTGGGCGAGGTGCGCGTGATACACGGCAACAAAGGCCAGAATGCCCGCCTCAACAGCATGGATGCCTTTAAGGAAGGCAACGTGCGCTACCTGGTGGCTACCGATGTGGCCGCCAGGGGCATCGACGTGCCGCAGGTGAGCCACGTCATCAACTTCGACGTGCCGCTGATTTACGACGACTACGTGCACCGCATTGGGCGCACGGGCCGGGCGCGGCACACGGGCGCGGCCATCACGTTTGCCAACCCCGCCGAGCGCCAGCACATCGAGCGCATTGAGGAGATGATTCGGCAGGAAATTCCGCTGCTGCCCATCCCGGAGGAGGTCGAAATCACGAACACGCCCTTCGTGGAAGGCCAGCAGCACGCCCGCGTGCTCGACGAGCAGCGCCGCCGCGACGACCCAGATTTCAAGGGTTCCTTTCACGAAAAGAAGGAGTGGATAAAGCCCGGCGTCACCATCGACAAGCGCACCGGCAAGCCGTTTGAGGAGGGCAAGCACCACAAAAAGAGCCAGAAAGGCAACAAGAAAAACCCCGGCAAGAAGGGCGCTTCGGCCCCCGCCATGAAGGCCATCAACGCCCGGCCCCGTCGGCGCAGCAGCTAACGGCTGGCTTAATACTTGGGACTTGACACTACTGCCTTTTCAGGCTGGTCACTTTGATGTGCGCCCCTCCGCAGGTGTTAGCCAGCGCTACGTAATCCACTTTCACATACAGCGGAAATGCCTCTGTGGGGCTGAGGCCTAGCTCTGCGCTATTGTCAATGAGTTTAAAATCGCCGGCGAACGGCCGCGGGTTGCCCGTAAACGTCAGCATCAGACCGCCACAGCAGGCGCACATCCGGGGGTCATAGCCCGTAATAATGGCACTCATAGTTGGCTCATCAGTCTTTTTACACGCTCCTGCCAGCAGCAGGAGCAGAGCTAGCCCGCTCAAATTTGGTAGACGTATTGCTTTCATATAGAGGAGGATTTTAGTGATGACTATTCCAGCGGCAGTTAGGTTGCATATTGCTTAGCAAGCGCTTACCTAGTAAATCCCCCCTTGACCAAGCATAGTTGGTTGGGGGCGTTTTACTTTTTCAGCTAGGCATTACAGCGGCGGGGCCGGGCTGTTGGCCGTCACCTCACCGATGGTAGTCGTAGCCCGCCCAATGGCCTGGGCCGAGGCGGCCACGGCTTCGGTGCCCTCGCTACCCGTGAGCCACTGATACGACAAGCCCGCCAGGGCCGCCCCCAGCAGCGGGGCCACCCAAAATAACCACACCTGCTGCAAGGCCACGCCGCCCAAAATGAGCGCCGGCCCCAGCGAGCGGGCGGGGTTTACGGAAGTATTGGTGACTGGAATACTGAGCAGGTGAATGAGCGTGAGCCCCAGCCCGATAGCCAGCGGCCCGAAGCCCTTGGCGGCCCGCGTATCGGTAGCGCCCAGGATGATGTAAAGAAAAATCATCGTCAGCAGCGTTTCCGTTACGAAGCAGGCTAGCAGCGAGTAGCCGCCCGGCGAGGCTGCGCCATAGCCATTGGCCGCCAACCCATTAACCGTGACATTATAAGTCGGGCTGCCCGAGGCAATGACGGAGAGCACGCCGGCCCCGGCTAGCCCGCCTAGCACCTGCGCCACCCAGTAGGGCAGCAGATTGCGGCCCGAAAAGCGCCCGCCTAGCCACAGCCCCAGGCTCACGGCCGGGTTGAAGTGCCCGCCCGAAATATGCCCGAAGGCAAAGGCCATCGTGAGCACGGTGAGGCCAAACGCCAGCGACACCCCCAGTAGCCCGATACCAACTTTCGGAAAACCGGCGGCCAGCACGGCGCTACCGCAGCCGCCCAGCACCAGCCAGAAGGTACCAATAAACTCGACGGCTAGCCGCCGCGACACGGCGGCCTGCACCGGCGCGGGCTCAATTGCCACTAGCACGGGTATGGAGGAAGAATTGTCATTCATACAAGCGAAAAAAGAAGCGAGTGAAAAAGCACACCGGCCCCTTTCTGCCGGGCAGAAAGGGGCCGGTGTGCTTATACGGAATTGCGCTTAAACTGATAAGGCTACTGCCCGATTTTCAGGGCTTTTACTTGGCCGAAGACGGCTAGTGGTGCAGCAGGTGCCCGAGGCGGGCGCTGGCTAGCGTGAGCACTCCGCCCCAGAGTACGGCGCTCCAAAACATGTGCAGCAGAATACGCTGGCGCGGCACCCCGAGCAGTGTAGCAATGACGGTGCCGCCAATGGGCGAGAGCAGCACCGGCGTCAGAAACGCAATGCCACCCATCCCAAAGCGCTTAAATACTTTGATAATATTGCGCGAGCGCTTGGAAAAGACCGGCGCCCGGCGCAGGCGGCGCTGCTGCTGCCGATGCCGCACCCAGGCCCGACCCACGCCCGAAATAATAAAAACGCTCGTCATCATGCCAGCCACTGTGAGGGCTAGCGTGGGCCAAAAACCCAGGCCCATGCTACTGCCCGCCAGCGGGCCACCCAAAAATTTTACGGTGCTGAGTAAGAATACGGAAGCAAGCTTCATGGCAAAGTGTAACACTAATACAGGAATAACAATAAACTAGCAGGCCAACCTATTCTTTTAAGCAGGTAGGACAGCAAAAATAGACAATTTCCCGTATCAGTTTACGCGCTAGGCCTTAAAATTTAAATTACACTTGTGTTATGCTGTTTTCATGCCAGCTTTTGCCTTATGCGCAAGTGGCACCCGGAAAAAAGCCGACCACTACTCCTTGGGTCAGCAAAACCGGCTTATTTAGTGAAGATACGCTAGCCAAGCGCTTACGCCCTGGCTGTCGTCCTAAATTTTACTTCCAAAAGCCAAGTCGCCGGCGTCGCCCAGGCCCGGAATGATGTAGGCCTGCTCATTGAGCTTTTCATCAACGGCCGCTACCCAGAGCGTAGCCTCGGGAATTTCACGCATCACGTAGGCCACGCCCTCGGGCGAGGCGATAACTGCCGCGATGTGCACCTGGCGCGGCATGCCAAAGCGCAGCATGGCCCGGTAGGTTTGCACGAGGCTTTTGCCGGTGGCCAGCATGGGGTCGGCCAAAATGAGCACGCGCTCGTCGAGCCGAGGGGCGGTGAGGTAGTCGAGCTGCACCTGCACCTGGGACGTGCCCTCGATGCGGTAGGCCGCGGCAAAGGCACTCGGGCTCTGGTCAAAATAATTGAGGAAGCCCTGGTGAAACGGTAGGCCGGCCCGCAGCACGGTGGCCAGCACCGGAAAATCGCGCAGCAGCTGGCTGGGGGCTTCCCCCAGCGGCGTGCGCACGGCCTGCGGCGTGTAGCTGAGCTGGGCGCTGATGCGGGTGGCAATAATCTCGCCCAGGCGCTGCAAGTTGCGCCGGAAGCGCAGGCTGTCCTTCTGAATGTCTACGTCGCGCAGCTCGGCCAGAAAATGATTGGCAATACTCGGCTCGGCACACACCACGCGCAGGCGTTCGGCAGGTTGCGCCGGGGCAGGCGGGGCCAGCTGTTCGGGAGAGTTCAGGGGCGCATCCATGTTATAAACCAGGGGGTTGAGGTAAGAGTGAGAGCCGGATACCTTACGGGCCGCGCCCCGAAATTGGCGAAGAAACGCCCAATAGCCGGCAGGCTACCGCCTTCAAAGTCGAGCACCCGGCCCGGCTGCCCGGCGTGCCGGCCTATCATCTCATCGAGCAGCAGCAGGGGCGCGCCCGCCGTGCGCCCCGCCGCCGAGGCCGCCGCAAATAAATAAATGAGGCCGCCCGCGTGGTGGATAAACAACGCCCCGGCCAGCAGCTCATCGGTAGCGGGGTGGCGCACCTGCCGCAGCTCGGCCAGGCCCCGGCTTTGCGCGGCAGCCAGAAGACGGCGCAGCGGCGCGTAATGGCGCGAGTGCAAGCCGACAGACGCTGGGCCGCGATAGGTGAGAAACAACGCAATCAGCTCTTCCAAATCGGTGCCCGCGGCGGCCTGAAGCGGCGGGGCTAGCCCCGCCTGGCGGCGCAGGCGGCGGCGATAATCGGCGGCGTAGCCTTGGCGCAGCGCTTCGGCGCTCGGGTCTAGGCTGAGATGATAGGTGAGGCGCTCGGCGACGCTGAAGCCCAGGGGCAGCGCGGGCAGCGCGCCCGGCGGCAGCTGCTGGTAAAAGCGGGCGCAGTATTTCTTTACAATCAATAGATAAGCGCCCAGCGTGCGCTGCTGGCTGGCGGCCGTCAGCACCAGGCCCAGCTGCTGGGTGAAGAGCGGCTGGTAGGCCACCCGGCCCCAGGGCCGCCATTTGGTGGGCAGCGGCAGCAATGAGTAGTACTCGCCGGCCGGCCCGAGCTCGACCACGGCATCCCAGCGGCCAGCGGTGGCGGCTAGCCACCACGCCTGCGCGTAGGGCGGCGCGCCGGGGCTGGCGGCCAGGCAGGCCGCCCAGCGGGCAAGGTCGAGGTCTTGAAAACGAAGCAGGCGCAGCACGGCAGGCAAGGGGCTTAACTAGTGAGCCGAGGCCAAAGGTCGGGGGGCAAAGGCCGGCCCGCGTCGGCCGATGTAAATTTGCCTGTCCTGCCCGACTTCGGGTAGTTTTTTGATTGATGAAATACTACCTGTCCTCACTGCTTTTTGCCCTGGCTGGCCCGCTTGCGGCCCAGACTACGCCGCCCGCTAGCCCCCCTCAGCCCAACTCGGCCAACTGGTACATTTTCAACCAGCCGCTGCCAGAAGATGCTAAAAGCGAAAAGCCGGTGCGCGACTCCAAACCCCTCAAAACCGACCGGCCACTCCCCGAGCCGACGCCCGCCCCGGTGCCCGTAGTGCGGGAGGCAGCCCCCCGCCCCGCGCTGGCCCCGGCCCCAGCGGTGGCTAGCCCCGGCCGCGCCGGGCACCCGCCCTACCAAGGCTCGCTCTACGTGCCGCTCGACCCGAATACCTACCGGCTC
The genomic region above belongs to Hymenobacter sp. BRD128 and contains:
- the upp gene encoding uracil phosphoribosyltransferase, with the protein product MDAPLNSPEQLAPPAPAQPAERLRVVCAEPSIANHFLAELRDVDIQKDSLRFRRNLQRLGEIIATRISAQLSYTPQAVRTPLGEAPSQLLRDFPVLATVLRAGLPFHQGFLNYFDQSPSAFAAAYRIEGTSQVQVQLDYLTAPRLDERVLILADPMLATGKSLVQTYRAMLRFGMPRQVHIAAVIASPEGVAYVMREIPEATLWVAAVDEKLNEQAYIIPGLGDAGDLAFGSKI
- a CDS encoding DEAD/DEAH box helicase; translated protein: MDTPAAFTDFKLNKQLLTAVAEAGFTEPTPVQVQTIPLLLAGHDVLGIAQTGTGKTAAFGLPLLMKVKYAQGEHPRALILAPTRELAIQLEKHLKALATYTDLRIYAIYGGLGPKTQIETIKAGLDILIATPGRLMEIYLKGDLVLKNLTTLVLDEADKMMDMGFMPQIRRILEIIPRKRQNVLFSATMPERVTILSEEFLEFPVRVEVTPPAQPAQTVTQSLYEVPNLATKINLLEHLLHRDAQEMTRVMLFARTKENADEVARFLQRKAPVGEVRVIHGNKGQNARLNSMDAFKEGNVRYLVATDVAARGIDVPQVSHVINFDVPLIYDDYVHRIGRTGRARHTGAAITFANPAERQHIERIEEMIRQEIPLLPIPEEVEITNTPFVEGQQHARVLDEQRRRDDPDFKGSFHEKKEWIKPGVTIDKRTGKPFEEGKHHKKSQKGNKKNPGKKGASAPAMKAINARPRRRSS
- a CDS encoding GNAT family N-acetyltransferase → MLRLLRFQDLDLARWAACLAASPGAPPYAQAWWLAATAGRWDAVVELGPAGEYYSLLPLPTKWRPWGRVAYQPLFTQQLGLVLTAASQQRTLGAYLLIVKKYCARFYQQLPPGALPALPLGFSVAERLTYHLSLDPSAEALRQGYAADYRRRLRRQAGLAPPLQAAAGTDLEELIALFLTYRGPASVGLHSRHYAPLRRLLAAAQSRGLAELRQVRHPATDELLAGALFIHHAGGLIYLFAAASAAGRTAGAPLLLLDEMIGRHAGQPGRVLDFEGGSLPAIGRFFANFGARPVRYPALTLTSTPWFITWMRP
- the aqpZ gene encoding aquaporin Z — protein: MNDNSSSIPVLVAIEPAPVQAAVSRRLAVEFIGTFWLVLGGCGSAVLAAGFPKVGIGLLGVSLAFGLTVLTMAFAFGHISGGHFNPAVSLGLWLGGRFSGRNLLPYWVAQVLGGLAGAGVLSVIASGSPTYNVTVNGLAANGYGAASPGGYSLLACFVTETLLTMIFLYIILGATDTRAAKGFGPLAIGLGLTLIHLLSIPVTNTSVNPARSLGPALILGGVALQQVWLFWVAPLLGAALAGLSYQWLTGSEGTEAVAASAQAIGRATTTIGEVTANSPAPPL